One window of the bacterium genome contains the following:
- a CDS encoding aspartate-semialdehyde dehydrogenase, whose protein sequence is MSKRLFSVAVVGATGAVGTEMIRILEQREFPVGKLLPLASSRSVGKKVTFKGEQIPVEELTEDSFQGIDIGLFSAGGSVSERFAPAAAARGCVVVDNTSAFRMDPQVPLVVPEVNPHAIAQFSNKRIIANPNCSTIQMVVALKPIHDFAKIKRIVVATYQSVSGTGMKAILELDAQVRAWVQGQVSEPKVYPHPIAFNCLPHIDIFLDDGYTKEELKMVNETRKILEDDSIRISATTVRVPVFRGHSEAVNIETERKLTAAQAREILSRAPGVRLWDDPAQKHYPMPILAAGGDETWVGRIREDSSVENGLNMWVVADNLRKGAALNAVQIAEILCRDYLD, encoded by the coding sequence GTGAGCAAGAGACTTTTTTCTGTGGCAGTGGTAGGTGCCACAGGGGCAGTGGGAACAGAGATGATTCGTATTTTGGAGCAGAGGGAGTTTCCCGTGGGGAAACTCTTACCTCTGGCATCATCCCGTTCTGTGGGAAAGAAGGTAACCTTCAAAGGGGAGCAGATTCCTGTGGAGGAGCTCACCGAGGATAGCTTTCAAGGGATTGATATAGGGCTTTTCTCTGCAGGAGGCAGCGTGAGCGAGCGTTTTGCTCCTGCGGCCGCGGCCCGGGGTTGTGTGGTGGTGGACAACACCAGCGCTTTTCGCATGGATCCGCAGGTGCCCCTTGTTGTACCTGAGGTCAATCCTCACGCCATAGCCCAGTTCTCAAACAAGAGGATCATTGCCAATCCCAATTGCTCCACCATCCAGATGGTGGTGGCCCTCAAACCCATTCATGATTTTGCAAAGATAAAGAGGATAGTGGTGGCCACTTATCAGTCCGTCTCAGGCACTGGCATGAAGGCCATCCTGGAGTTGGATGCTCAGGTGAGGGCCTGGGTACAGGGCCAGGTCTCGGAGCCAAAGGTCTACCCACATCCCATTGCTTTCAACTGCCTTCCACACATAGACATATTTTTGGATGACGGCTATACCAAGGAAGAGTTGAAGATGGTCAATGAGACTCGAAAGATTCTAGAAGACGACTCCATCAGGATAAGCGCCACCACCGTAAGAGTTCCGGTCTTCAGAGGCCACTCGGAAGCAGTCAACATAGAGACCGAGCGAAAGCTCACGGCTGCCCAGGCCAGAGAGATTCTTTCCAGAGCTCCTGGAGTCAGGCTTTGGGACGATCCGGCCCAGAAACATTACCCCATGCCCATACTGGCTGCGGGAGGCGATGAGACCTGGGTGGGACGTATCAGGGAGGATAGCTCCGTGGAAAACGGCTTGAACATGTGGGTGGTTGCGGACAATCTACGCAAGGGAGCTGCCCTCAATGCTGTTCAGATAGCGGAGATCCTGTGCAGGGACTATCTGGATTGA
- a CDS encoding nucleotidyltransferase family protein, protein MFRGKIELKAESPRSYPVILTAGDRGRARPVLGVNKGLLDLQGAAVFTHVMASLEKSPCVESIYVVGPKERLAEALESPGVPFKGLKPVTLLAQWENLYLNIWNTFQRIVEDKKKEDPGLAPEDLTVLIVPCDIPLLVPQEVDQFVQGCDMEKFDYVVGISSDKTLSRYYPQKHRRGIRLMCFHVREGSFRQNNLHMVRPMKLGNRGYIQKIYDYRLQREWGSILRLLWEIFRAEEATLSTATWYLLLHMAALLHGVPKVPLYRIAAYCLPKDRLERSVSRLLRTRFSTVETDFGGAALDIDTLEHYKVIKENFEAWIRMQNEMMGPG, encoded by the coding sequence GTGTTTAGAGGCAAAATAGAATTGAAGGCTGAATCGCCCAGATCCTATCCGGTGATCTTGACGGCCGGGGACAGAGGCAGAGCCAGGCCTGTCCTGGGAGTGAACAAGGGCCTGCTGGATCTGCAAGGAGCAGCTGTGTTCACCCATGTCATGGCAAGTCTGGAAAAAAGCCCATGTGTGGAATCCATATATGTGGTGGGACCCAAGGAGCGCCTTGCCGAGGCCCTGGAGAGCCCGGGCGTACCATTCAAGGGCCTCAAGCCTGTCACGCTTCTGGCGCAATGGGAAAACCTCTATCTGAATATCTGGAACACCTTTCAGAGGATAGTGGAAGACAAGAAAAAAGAGGATCCAGGCCTGGCCCCAGAGGATTTGACCGTGCTCATAGTGCCATGTGACATCCCGTTGCTGGTGCCCCAGGAGGTGGATCAGTTTGTGCAGGGCTGTGACATGGAGAAGTTCGACTATGTGGTGGGCATAAGTTCAGACAAGACCTTGAGCCGTTACTATCCCCAGAAGCATAGAAGGGGTATCAGGCTCATGTGTTTTCATGTGAGAGAAGGTAGTTTCCGTCAAAACAATCTGCACATGGTCAGACCCATGAAGTTGGGCAACAGGGGCTATATCCAGAAAATATACGACTACAGGCTTCAAAGAGAGTGGGGGTCCATACTCAGGCTTCTCTGGGAGATCTTCAGGGCAGAGGAGGCGACCTTAAGTACAGCTACCTGGTACCTTTTGTTGCACATGGCTGCCCTCTTACATGGAGTCCCCAAGGTACCTCTGTACAGGATTGCGGCGTATTGCCTTCCCAAGGATCGACTGGAGAGAAGCGTCTCGCGGTTACTCAGAACCAGATTCTCCACTGTGGAGACCGACTTTGGCGGTGCTGCTTTGGACATAGACACACTGGAGCACTACAAGGTCATAAAGGAAAATTTTGAGGCATGGATCCGTATGCAGAACGAGATGATGGGGCCGGGCTAA
- the rsmD gene encoding 16S rRNA (guanine(966)-N(2))-methyltransferase RsmD, whose amino-acid sequence MRVVSGTAKGRRLKAPGGRRTRPTADKVKEALFDILRVQWGGCWVLDLFAGSGALGIEALSRGADIAVFVEKDPLAIKALRANLETCALADRAKVVMGDVLKFLRMGSQGNRFDVILADPPYDRGLALSCLLEVDRGDWIKEGGILVVEHSVREALPQSSRALARVQLRRYGDTCVSLYQVVEGP is encoded by the coding sequence ATGAGAGTTGTATCAGGCACAGCCAAAGGGAGAAGACTGAAGGCTCCCGGAGGCCGCAGAACAAGGCCTACTGCCGACAAGGTCAAGGAAGCCCTCTTTGATATATTGAGGGTTCAGTGGGGTGGTTGTTGGGTGCTGGATCTTTTTGCAGGGTCAGGGGCTCTGGGCATAGAGGCACTCAGCAGGGGGGCGGATATAGCGGTCTTTGTAGAGAAGGATCCCTTGGCCATAAAAGCCTTGAGGGCAAACCTGGAGACATGTGCATTGGCGGATCGAGCCAAGGTGGTGATGGGAGATGTGCTGAAGTTTCTGCGTATGGGATCCCAAGGAAACAGGTTTGATGTGATCCTGGCTGACCCTCCCTATGATAGAGGCCTGGCCTTAAGTTGCCTCCTGGAGGTGGACAGGGGGGATTGGATAAAAGAGGGGGGCATCCTGGTGGTGGAACACTCTGTGAGGGAAGCTCTTCCCCAAAGCTCTCGGGCCTTGGCCAGGGTCCAGCTGAGACGCTACGGAGACACTTGTGTCTCCCTGTACCAAGTTGTGGAAGGGCCCTGA
- the coaD gene encoding pantetheine-phosphate adenylyltransferase encodes MDEVARRASKAIYAGSFDPITNGHVDIIRRGLELFDHLIVAVARNPGKAPLFTVEERLEMIREAIGPQPRLTVDAFDGLLVDYAAKHHVKVIIRGLRALSDFEYEFQMAIMNRRLNREIDTIFLMTGFRWFYVSSRIIKEAASFGGTVEGLVPDIVNRRLIEKFSGR; translated from the coding sequence TTGGACGAGGTAGCGCGCAGAGCCAGTAAGGCCATCTATGCGGGTTCCTTCGATCCCATCACCAACGGGCATGTGGACATAATTCGAAGGGGGCTGGAACTCTTTGATCATCTCATCGTGGCAGTGGCCAGAAACCCCGGGAAAGCCCCGCTTTTCACAGTGGAGGAAAGGCTGGAAATGATACGGGAGGCCATAGGGCCTCAACCAAGATTGACCGTGGATGCCTTTGACGGACTGTTGGTGGACTATGCGGCCAAACATCATGTCAAGGTCATAATCCGTGGGCTGAGGGCCCTTTCGGACTTCGAGTATGAGTTTCAGATGGCTATCATGAACAGAAGGCTCAACAGGGAGATAGATACGATTTTTCTGATGACCGGTTTCAGATGGTTTTATGTTAGCTCTAGGATAATAAAGGAGGCCGCCAGCTTCGGCGGCACGGTGGAGGGGCTTGTGCCCGATATAGTAAACAGAAGGCTCATAGAAAAATTCTCTGGGAGGTAA
- a CDS encoding pyridoxal phosphate-dependent aminotransferase: MKLADRMGRIQPSATLAISAKAKAMKAQGIDVVGFGAGEPDFDTPEHIKEAAVKAAREGFTKYTPVSGTEELKDAIIERVQQELNLSYERSQVIVSCGAKHAVFNAAMALFQERDEVLVPSPFWVSYPEILAMAGATPVIVKTREEDNFKLRPEALREAITPRTKALILNSPANPTGSVYTQEELEALAWVILEEELLVISDDIYDKLVYGGVCPGHIVKVGPELTDRTLLVNGVSKTYAMTGWRIGYALGPKELIAAMDTVQGQSTSNPTSIAQKAAVAALRGPQECVEHMVQEFDLRRRYMVDRLNAMEGVSCIEPFGAFYVFPNMAQHLGKSYKGRPVRTPSDLAAYLLEEARVAVVAGEPFGSDSHIRLSFALSMAEIKKGLDRLEEALGKLS; the protein is encoded by the coding sequence GTGAAGCTGGCGGACCGCATGGGTAGAATACAACCTTCGGCCACCCTGGCCATTAGCGCCAAAGCCAAGGCCATGAAGGCCCAAGGCATAGATGTGGTTGGTTTTGGCGCTGGTGAACCTGATTTTGACACCCCTGAGCACATCAAGGAAGCTGCTGTAAAGGCTGCCAGGGAGGGTTTCACCAAGTACACCCCGGTGAGCGGCACAGAAGAATTGAAGGACGCCATCATAGAAAGGGTCCAACAGGAACTGAATCTCTCTTATGAGCGCTCCCAGGTCATAGTTTCTTGCGGGGCCAAGCATGCTGTTTTCAATGCGGCCATGGCTCTTTTCCAGGAAAGGGATGAAGTGCTTGTGCCATCTCCTTTCTGGGTGTCTTATCCAGAGATTCTGGCCATGGCCGGAGCCACTCCCGTAATAGTAAAAACCCGCGAGGAGGATAACTTCAAGTTGAGGCCCGAAGCGCTCAGAGAGGCCATCACCCCAAGGACCAAGGCCCTGATCTTGAATAGCCCCGCAAACCCCACGGGATCTGTTTACACTCAGGAAGAGCTGGAAGCCCTGGCTTGGGTGATTCTGGAAGAAGAGCTCTTGGTGATCTCGGATGACATCTATGACAAGCTGGTCTATGGTGGGGTATGCCCGGGCCACATAGTGAAGGTGGGGCCAGAGCTCACAGATAGGACCCTCTTGGTCAACGGTGTTTCCAAGACATATGCCATGACAGGATGGCGAATAGGCTATGCCCTTGGGCCCAAGGAACTCATCGCGGCCATGGACACGGTGCAGGGGCAGAGCACTTCCAATCCTACCTCCATAGCTCAAAAGGCTGCTGTTGCCGCCCTCAGGGGGCCTCAGGAGTGCGTGGAGCATATGGTGCAGGAGTTTGATCTCAGAAGACGCTACATGGTGGACAGGCTAAATGCCATGGAAGGGGTAAGCTGTATCGAGCCTTTTGGTGCCTTCTATGTTTTTCCCAACATGGCCCAGCACCTGGGCAAGAGCTACAAGGGGAGGCCGGTGAGAACCCCTTCGGATCTGGCAGCATATCTGCTGGAGGAGGCCCGGGTGGCAGTGGTGGCAGGGGAGCCATTCGGATCTGACAGTCACATAAGGCTTTCCTTCGCATTGTCCATGGCCGAAATAAAAAAGGGCTTGGACAGGCTTGAGGAGGCCCTGGGGAAACTGAGCTGA
- a CDS encoding M3 family oligoendopeptidase encodes MMKQWVFAEQGGPSGSHESEHPTGAEQVIWDLSHLYKGQNHEELHRDLQDLNSKAQAFRDRYLGRVGNLDGSELNQAMVEYEEILERLGKAESFSHLWFVTDTRDPARGKLLQEVREHEARLRSQLLFLELEWVQVEEVRAQELLEHQELIKWRHYLQSARRYRPHLLSEPEERILAEKSVTGSSAWVRLFEETISSIPFQMDGRPITEEELLSRLHWPDREERKKAARAMTQGLQGSLRLLTFIFNMLASDKAIEDRLRRYPHWLSARNLTNEISDQMVESLIQEVVARYDLPQRYYCLKRKLLGLDTLYDYDRYAPLEGLNRAVSWSSCVEEVLSSFKGFSEKMAEIASRFFKERWIDASVRPGKRGGAFSHPTVPSVHPYVMVNFTGKLRDVMTLAHELGHGVHQFLAYSQGYLNSQTPLTIAETASVFGEMLTFERIMSRLHDPRERLAFLCNKIEDILATVFRQIAMNRFEDKYHTTRRNQGELSSDELGSIWIQTQEEMFGDSVHLTEDYSLWWAYIPHFLHTPGYVYAYAFGELLVLAMFGRFKEEGQNFVKGYLEMLSMGGAEAPGELVARTGLDLNDPGLWRRGLKVLEGMMEQAEVLAEGV; translated from the coding sequence ATGATGAAACAGTGGGTCTTTGCCGAGCAGGGTGGCCCCAGTGGGAGTCATGAGAGTGAGCATCCCACAGGGGCCGAGCAGGTGATTTGGGATCTTTCGCATCTCTACAAGGGGCAGAATCATGAAGAACTGCACAGGGACTTGCAGGATCTGAATTCAAAAGCCCAGGCTTTCAGGGATAGGTACCTGGGCAGGGTGGGGAACCTGGATGGATCAGAGCTGAACCAGGCCATGGTGGAGTATGAGGAGATCTTGGAGAGACTTGGGAAGGCCGAAAGCTTTTCACACCTGTGGTTCGTGACAGACACAAGGGATCCTGCCAGGGGAAAGTTGCTGCAGGAGGTGCGGGAGCATGAGGCCAGGCTGAGAAGCCAGCTCTTGTTCCTGGAATTGGAATGGGTGCAGGTGGAAGAGGTTAGGGCTCAAGAGCTTCTGGAGCATCAGGAGCTCATCAAGTGGCGCCATTACCTTCAATCAGCAAGGCGTTACAGGCCACACCTGCTCAGTGAGCCTGAGGAGAGAATTCTGGCTGAGAAATCCGTCACAGGCAGCTCGGCCTGGGTGAGGCTCTTTGAGGAGACCATCAGCAGCATTCCCTTTCAGATGGACGGAAGACCCATCACAGAGGAGGAATTGCTCAGCAGACTTCACTGGCCTGACAGGGAAGAGCGAAAAAAGGCGGCCAGAGCCATGACCCAGGGGCTCCAGGGCAGCCTCAGGCTCCTGACCTTCATCTTCAACATGCTGGCCTCGGACAAGGCCATAGAGGACAGGCTGCGCAGATACCCCCACTGGCTCTCTGCACGAAATCTGACCAATGAGATAAGTGACCAGATGGTAGAGTCCCTGATCCAGGAGGTTGTGGCGCGCTATGACCTGCCCCAGCGTTACTATTGCTTGAAAAGAAAGCTGCTGGGCCTGGACACGCTTTATGACTATGACAGGTACGCACCTTTGGAGGGTCTAAATAGGGCCGTGAGCTGGTCCAGTTGCGTGGAGGAGGTCTTAAGTAGTTTCAAGGGGTTCTCAGAGAAGATGGCTGAGATAGCCTCACGTTTCTTCAAGGAGAGGTGGATAGACGCTTCTGTGAGGCCAGGAAAGAGGGGAGGTGCTTTCAGTCACCCCACAGTACCATCGGTTCATCCATACGTGATGGTTAACTTCACAGGGAAGCTTAGGGATGTGATGACCCTGGCCCACGAGCTGGGCCATGGGGTGCACCAGTTCCTGGCCTACTCCCAAGGCTATCTCAACAGCCAGACTCCTCTCACAATAGCTGAGACAGCATCGGTCTTTGGTGAGATGCTAACATTCGAGAGGATAATGTCCCGCCTGCATGATCCAAGGGAACGACTGGCATTTCTTTGCAACAAGATAGAGGACATACTGGCAACGGTCTTCAGACAGATAGCCATGAACCGCTTCGAGGACAAATACCATACCACAAGACGTAACCAGGGAGAACTCAGCTCAGATGAGTTGGGCAGTATATGGATACAGACCCAAGAAGAGATGTTCGGGGACTCAGTACATCTTACAGAAGACTATTCCTTGTGGTGGGCCTACATTCCTCACTTCCTGCACACCCCGGGTTATGTTTATGCTTATGCCTTCGGGGAGTTGCTGGTCTTGGCCATGTTTGGGAGGTTTAAAGAAGAGGGCCAAAACTTTGTGAAGGGATACCTGGAGATGCTGTCCATGGGAGGAGCAGAGGCGCCTGGAGAGTTGGTGGCCAGGACCGGTCTGGATCTCAATGATCCCGGTCTTTGGAGAAGAGGCTTGAAAGTGTTGGAAGGCATGATGGAGCAGGCCGAGGTTTTGGCAGAGGGTGTTTGA
- a CDS encoding peroxiredoxin, whose amino-acid sequence MTLVGKAAPDFELEGFQDGHFHKYRLSEFKGKWVFLLFYPLDFTFVCPTEVLNFSDSMERFRSLNCEVLGISVDSKFVHKAWVETKREDGGLGGSLNFPLLSDINKKVARDYGILLEDEGVALRGLFLVNPEGTVVHSTVNHLAVGRSVNEAMRILKAFQFVTTHQGQVCPADWEEGKESMVADPDGLKRYLSTH is encoded by the coding sequence ATGACCTTGGTAGGTAAAGCAGCACCGGATTTTGAACTGGAGGGTTTTCAGGATGGGCATTTTCACAAGTATCGTCTATCGGAGTTTAAGGGAAAGTGGGTGTTTCTACTTTTCTACCCTTTGGATTTCACCTTCGTGTGCCCCACCGAGGTACTTAACTTCTCTGACTCCATGGAACGTTTCAGAAGTCTGAATTGCGAGGTGCTGGGTATTTCTGTGGACTCCAAGTTCGTGCACAAGGCCTGGGTGGAGACCAAGAGAGAGGATGGGGGGCTGGGGGGCAGCCTGAATTTCCCGCTTCTGTCAGACATCAACAAGAAGGTGGCCAGGGACTATGGAATACTTCTGGAGGATGAGGGTGTGGCCTTGAGAGGTCTTTTCCTGGTGAATCCCGAAGGCACTGTGGTCCACAGCACGGTCAACCATTTGGCAGTTGGCCGTTCGGTCAATGAAGCCATGAGGATCTTGAAGGCATTTCAATTCGTCACCACCCACCAGGGCCAGGTCTGCCCGGCCGACTGGGAAGAGGGCAAGGAAAGCATGGTGGCGGATCCGGATGGTTTGAAAAGATATCTGTCCACGCACTGA
- a CDS encoding TRAP transporter large permease subunit, which yields MSPEPLGFLMLGVLLVAIFLGFPMSFTLIIISLFFGYIGFGDLVFHLMVMQAFGFMKEEVLAAVPLFVFMGYVLERCGLMEKLFTSFQMVMGPVRGSLYLAVLVASTVFAMATGIIGAPVTVMGLMAVPIMMRNNYDPRLSAGVITGGGCLGILIPPSVMLVVMGPVAGISVIKLLAAAIIPGFILSGLYIVYAMVRCYLNPALGPALPPEERAKSVGQALKELSLGIMPVLVLVAASLGSILFGLATPTEGAALGAFGALLLGLLYRRLTWEKLINSTRETVQTSSMVLFLGMAANVYGAVFSRLGSGTMLVKGFLGLEMSPVVVLIVLMLFVFILGWPLEWPAIIYIFLPMMLPIVDAFGFDKLWFCILVAMNLQTAFLSPLWQLQLTT from the coding sequence ATGAGTCCTGAGCCCCTGGGGTTCTTAATGCTGGGAGTCCTTTTGGTGGCTATATTTCTGGGCTTTCCCATGTCCTTCACCCTCATCATAATTTCCCTGTTCTTTGGGTACATCGGTTTTGGGGATTTGGTCTTTCACCTCATGGTAATGCAGGCCTTCGGTTTCATGAAGGAAGAGGTATTGGCTGCTGTGCCCCTCTTTGTCTTCATGGGCTACGTTCTGGAACGATGTGGATTGATGGAGAAGCTTTTTACTTCCTTCCAGATGGTGATGGGGCCTGTGAGAGGTTCCCTCTATCTGGCTGTTCTCGTGGCATCGACAGTCTTCGCAATGGCCACAGGAATAATTGGTGCGCCCGTCACTGTCATGGGGCTTATGGCAGTGCCAATAATGATGAGGAACAATTACGATCCTAGACTCTCTGCAGGGGTGATAACCGGGGGAGGTTGTTTGGGGATCCTCATTCCACCGAGTGTCATGCTTGTGGTCATGGGACCTGTTGCCGGCATATCTGTGATAAAGCTCCTGGCAGCAGCAATAATCCCTGGTTTCATCCTTTCAGGGCTTTATATTGTTTATGCAATGGTGCGCTGCTACCTCAACCCGGCCTTGGGTCCGGCACTCCCACCTGAAGAAAGGGCCAAATCTGTTGGTCAGGCCTTAAAGGAACTCTCCTTGGGCATTATGCCTGTGCTCGTGCTTGTAGCTGCCTCTCTGGGAAGCATCCTCTTTGGGCTTGCCACCCCAACAGAGGGGGCGGCCCTTGGAGCTTTTGGGGCGCTCTTGCTTGGCCTGCTCTACAGGAGACTCACCTGGGAGAAACTCATCAACTCCACCAGGGAGACTGTCCAGACCTCCAGCATGGTCCTCTTCCTGGGCATGGCAGCCAACGTATATGGAGCGGTTTTCTCCAGGCTTGGCTCAGGGACAATGCTGGTAAAAGGCTTCCTCGGACTCGAGATGTCTCCTGTGGTTGTGCTAATAGTATTGATGCTTTTTGTCTTCATTCTGGGATGGCCCCTTGAATGGCCTGCAATCATATATATCTTCCTTCCCATGATGCTTCCCATTGTGGATGCCTTTGGCTTTGACAAACTTTGGTTTTGCATTCTGGTAGCAATGAATCTACAAACAGCCTTTCTCTCCCCCCTGTGGCAATTGCAGCTTACTACCTAA
- a CDS encoding TRAP transporter small permease subunit, which yields MDKIVRLIDTIAEWTGKILGWLILPLMGGLLFEVFSRYFLGAPTVWAYDVTYMLYGTIFMIGASYTLYKKAHIRTDMFYAKWSLRCQNILDAIMYLLFFFPGIILFLVAGWDYAARSWMMGERSDASPWRPPIYPFKTVIAITGFLLLLQGISEFFKSLYAIIKGRPYES from the coding sequence TTGGACAAAATTGTGCGTCTGATAGACACCATTGCAGAGTGGACCGGGAAGATCCTTGGATGGCTCATATTGCCGCTTATGGGGGGCCTTCTATTTGAGGTTTTCAGCAGGTATTTTTTGGGAGCCCCAACTGTTTGGGCCTATGATGTGACTTACATGCTCTACGGGACCATATTCATGATCGGGGCATCCTACACCCTGTACAAGAAGGCCCATATCAGGACCGACATGTTCTACGCCAAGTGGTCCCTGAGGTGCCAGAACATTCTGGATGCCATCATGTACTTGCTCTTCTTTTTTCCCGGTATCATCCTTTTCCTTGTAGCCGGATGGGACTATGCAGCCAGATCCTGGATGATGGGGGAAAGATCTGATGCAAGCCCATGGAGACCCCCCATATATCCTTTCAAAACAGTGATTGCCATTACGGGCTTTCTGCTCCTTCTTCAAGGGATCTCGGAGTTCTTTAAATCCCTTTACGCCATCATAAAAGGGAGGCCGTATGAGTCCTGA
- a CDS encoding TRAP transporter substrate-binding protein codes for MKGKGLPLGAVISLVCMCLILPAPGATAEIKWKVQSAFAPGSWDYLCGERLMKRIEDVTGGRLKVTPVMAPGEIVPAFDILDAVEKGLLDAGLSWPGYWVGKNSAFTLFASAAGGPFGMDTWDHTGWMLFGGGYQLWRDLIKEVGYKNVHSFFLKGEFPEPQGWFKKSIKSWAELKGLKVRAAGLAAEVFKEAGMSVVTLPGGEILPALERGVIDGAEYSDPHSDMLLGLHDVCKYYHAPGVHQPTGYVELLINKKKWDELPKDIQVLVELATNEMMLKNTIEEYVLGQQALEELVTKHKVNLVETPDEILLNVLKAWDKVAERESQKNPLFAKIYKSQKDWASKIVPYRRTFFKDYSFTANYYFPKK; via the coding sequence ATGAAAGGAAAGGGGTTACCTTTGGGTGCAGTGATATCTTTGGTTTGTATGTGCCTTATTCTTCCTGCACCAGGGGCTACGGCTGAAATCAAATGGAAGGTACAGAGCGCCTTTGCTCCCGGCTCTTGGGATTATCTGTGCGGGGAGCGCCTCATGAAACGCATAGAGGATGTAACCGGCGGCAGGTTGAAGGTGACCCCGGTCATGGCCCCAGGTGAAATAGTCCCAGCTTTCGATATCTTGGATGCTGTGGAGAAGGGCCTTCTGGATGCGGGACTGAGTTGGCCTGGCTATTGGGTTGGGAAGAACTCGGCCTTCACCCTTTTCGCTTCCGCAGCCGGCGGGCCTTTTGGTATGGACACTTGGGACCACACTGGATGGATGCTCTTTGGAGGTGGATATCAGCTTTGGAGGGACCTCATCAAGGAGGTAGGTTACAAGAACGTTCATTCCTTCTTTCTTAAAGGGGAGTTCCCAGAGCCCCAGGGATGGTTCAAGAAGTCCATCAAGTCATGGGCAGAGCTTAAAGGGCTGAAGGTGCGTGCAGCGGGGCTTGCAGCAGAGGTCTTTAAGGAGGCAGGGATGTCAGTGGTAACCCTGCCTGGAGGGGAAATCCTTCCTGCTTTGGAAAGGGGAGTCATAGACGGAGCTGAGTACAGCGACCCTCACAGTGACATGCTCCTTGGACTTCATGACGTCTGCAAGTACTATCATGCACCAGGGGTCCACCAGCCCACAGGCTACGTGGAGCTCTTGATAAACAAGAAGAAATGGGATGAACTTCCCAAGGATATCCAGGTGCTGGTAGAACTTGCCACCAATGAGATGATGCTCAAGAACACCATAGAGGAATATGTGCTCGGCCAGCAGGCGCTTGAAGAGCTTGTGACAAAACATAAGGTCAATCTCGTAGAGACCCCGGATGAAATCTTGCTCAATGTGCTCAAGGCATGGGATAAAGTGGCAGAGAGGGAAAGCCAGAAAAATCCGCTTTTTGCCAAGATCTATAAATCTCAGAAGGATTGGGCCTCCAAGATAGTCCCTTACAGGAGGACCTTCTTCAAGGATTACTCCTTCACAGCTAACTACTATTTTCCCAAGAAGTGA
- the hflC gene encoding protease modulator HflC has translation MKARNPILIWVLLGVAVLLGLGGLFVVDEREQVIITQFGKPVGSPIQEAGLYFKWPLIQQLNRFPKTLLEWDGDPGQIPTLDKTFIWVDAFARWRVKDPLKFFQTVGNETWAQKKLDDIIDPAVRNAITSYMLIEAVRNTNRDEAEIRAVIGEEETGSDALFVPIAVGRYKLTEMIQENAAKKLEEFGIELVDVRIKRILYVEDVQKSVFARMIQERKRIAEKIRSEGKREANIIEGNKARKLAEISSQAYREAEEIKGRAEAEAARIYAQAYSRDPEFYGLLKSLEVYSKGLDERSTLVLDTSSELWHFLKKIR, from the coding sequence ATGAAAGCCCGCAATCCCATTCTGATATGGGTCTTACTAGGTGTAGCGGTCTTGCTTGGGCTGGGCGGCCTATTCGTGGTGGATGAGAGGGAGCAGGTCATCATAACCCAGTTCGGAAAGCCCGTGGGAAGCCCCATTCAGGAGGCAGGCCTGTACTTCAAGTGGCCTCTAATACAGCAGCTAAACCGTTTTCCCAAGACCCTTCTGGAGTGGGACGGAGACCCTGGGCAGATCCCCACCTTGGACAAGACTTTCATATGGGTTGACGCCTTTGCCAGGTGGAGAGTCAAGGATCCTCTTAAGTTCTTCCAGACAGTGGGAAATGAGACTTGGGCCCAAAAAAAACTAGATGACATAATAGACCCTGCAGTTCGCAATGCCATTACCTCTTACATGCTCATAGAGGCAGTGCGCAACACCAACAGGGATGAAGCTGAGATACGCGCAGTCATAGGCGAGGAAGAGACTGGAAGCGATGCCCTTTTTGTTCCCATAGCCGTGGGGCGTTACAAGTTGACGGAGATGATACAGGAAAACGCTGCCAAGAAATTGGAGGAGTTTGGAATAGAGCTGGTAGATGTGCGCATAAAAAGGATTCTCTACGTGGAAGACGTCCAGAAGTCAGTCTTCGCACGCATGATACAGGAAAGGAAACGAATAGCAGAGAAGATCAGGTCCGAAGGCAAAAGGGAAGCCAACATAATAGAGGGGAATAAGGCCAGGAAACTGGCTGAGATATCCTCCCAGGCTTACAGGGAGGCCGAAGAAATTAAAGGTAGGGCAGAGGCAGAGGCTGCAAGGATCTATGCCCAGGCCTACAGCCGGGATCCTGAGTTTTACGGCCTGCTAAAATCCCTGGAGGTCTACTCCAAGGGCCTGGATGAGAGAAGCACTCTGGTTCTGGATACCTCTTCGGAGTTGTGGCACTTTCTGAAGAAAATCCGATGA